In one Streptomyces marincola genomic region, the following are encoded:
- a CDS encoding response regulator transcription factor yields the protein MDTATTETTHTHPDELPPWSWRTEHATWRILVVESDQAAAEELTHGLRHNGHAVTRVGTGCEAVRECTEVDVVLLKLELPDFDGLAVCRGIRSVSDVPVIAVTERGSELDCVLGLQAGADDYLVQPYGLRELIARIDAVMRRARSVPAAESVICRGALKVDATTRQVTVNGVEVDLTRKEFDLLYLLASHPDTVIPRKQLMQKVWDGSWSRRTVDTHVSGLRNKLGSSDWIITVRGVGFRLGHA from the coding sequence ATGGACACAGCAACGACGGAGACGACGCACACTCATCCTGACGAACTCCCGCCGTGGAGCTGGCGCACGGAACACGCCACGTGGCGCATACTGGTCGTCGAAAGCGACCAAGCGGCTGCCGAGGAATTGACGCACGGGTTACGCCACAATGGCCACGCCGTCACCCGGGTCGGCACCGGTTGTGAAGCCGTTCGCGAATGCACCGAAGTGGACGTCGTACTGCTCAAGCTGGAGCTTCCCGACTTCGACGGACTGGCTGTCTGCCGGGGGATCCGTTCCGTGAGCGATGTCCCGGTGATCGCCGTCACCGAACGGGGCAGCGAACTCGACTGCGTACTTGGCCTCCAAGCGGGCGCTGACGACTACCTGGTCCAGCCGTACGGACTGCGCGAACTGATCGCGCGCATCGACGCGGTGATGCGGCGCGCCCGCAGCGTACCAGCCGCCGAGTCCGTCATCTGCCGCGGGGCACTCAAAGTGGACGCGACCACCCGCCAGGTGACCGTCAACGGGGTCGAAGTCGATTTGACGCGCAAGGAGTTCGACCTGCTGTACCTGCTCGCCTCGCATCCGGACACGGTCATTCCCCGCAAGCAGCTGATGCAGAAGGTGTGGGACGGTTCCTGGTCGCGCCGCACTGTGGACACCCACGTGAGCGGCCTGCGCAACAAGCTGGGGTCGAGCGACTGGATCATCACCGTGCGCGGCGTCGGTTTCCGGCTGGGGCACGCGTAA
- a CDS encoding glycine betaine ABC transporter substrate-binding protein: MRTPTPRRRRVAAVTTAAALGLSLAACGDGDSDGGDGGSGEGDTITLGYIPSWTDGLSTAHLLEHVLEEAGYTVEHEEISEAGVLYTALAEGDIDMFPSAWPEVTHASYMEQYGDRIEDIGAYYDNAVLTFAVPEYSEITSIEQLPDYADELDGRIVGIEPGAGLTEATQESVFPAYGLEEAGYSLATSSTSTMLTELGNAIDAQEEIVVTLWRPFWANAEYNVRDLEDPEGALGEPEALHFLGREGFTEDFPEAAEWIEGIQLSDEEYGALEDLVVNQHADDPAAGVAAWMEEHADVVGTPAS, encoded by the coding sequence ATGAGAACCCCCACCCCGCGACGTCGTCGGGTCGCCGCCGTGACCACCGCCGCCGCGCTCGGCCTGAGCCTGGCCGCCTGCGGCGACGGTGACAGCGACGGCGGTGACGGCGGCTCCGGTGAGGGCGACACCATTACCCTCGGCTACATACCCTCCTGGACGGACGGCCTCAGCACCGCCCACCTGCTTGAGCACGTGCTCGAAGAGGCCGGCTACACGGTCGAGCACGAGGAGATCAGCGAAGCCGGCGTGCTCTACACCGCGCTCGCCGAAGGCGACATCGACATGTTCCCCTCGGCGTGGCCCGAGGTCACCCACGCCTCCTACATGGAGCAGTACGGGGACCGGATCGAGGACATCGGCGCCTACTACGACAACGCCGTGCTCACCTTCGCCGTTCCCGAGTACAGCGAGATCACCTCGATCGAGCAGCTGCCCGACTACGCGGACGAACTCGACGGCCGGATCGTCGGCATCGAGCCCGGCGCGGGCCTGACCGAGGCCACGCAGGAAAGCGTCTTCCCTGCCTACGGACTTGAGGAGGCCGGCTACAGCCTGGCCACGTCCTCCACCTCGACGATGCTCACCGAACTGGGCAACGCGATCGACGCCCAGGAAGAGATCGTCGTCACGCTCTGGCGCCCCTTCTGGGCGAACGCCGAGTACAACGTGCGCGACCTGGAGGACCCCGAGGGCGCGCTCGGCGAGCCCGAGGCCCTGCACTTCCTGGGCCGCGAGGGCTTCACCGAGGACTTCCCCGAGGCCGCCGAGTGGATCGAGGGCATCCAGCTCTCCGACGAGGAGTACGGCGCGCTGGAAGACCTCGTGGTGAACCAGCACGCGGACGACCCCGCCGCCGGCGTCGCCGCGTGGATGGAGGAGCACGCCGACGTCGTCGGCACGCCCGCCAGCTGA
- a CDS encoding quaternary amine ABC transporter ATP-binding protein, which yields MPVIEATGLTKIFGRRPQRGVRMLAEGADRDHLRREGLTAAVIDATFDVRAGEIFVVMGLSGSGKSTLIRMINGLLEPTAGTLRMDGDDVTHLSPARLREMRRTKVSMVFQHFALLPHRTVGENAAYALQLRGVNKADRQKAGEEALALVGLKGWGGHMPSELSGGMRQRVGLARALAAGTDIMLMDEAFSALDPLIRKEMQDQLLELQAELGKTILFITHDLNEAMRLGERIAMMRDGRIVQVGSAEEILNEPANDYVSQFVADVDRTRVLTAGTVMERPVAVIGPHTGPKAAHRLMRENQTHALLVVGKDRKVRGMVWEEDIADAVREGTEKLPLRSEGVEQVSPDDSLADLFQRSAASRAPLAVVNEAGALVGIIPRVTLLSALAPPTPDEPGALLKTMAGGIK from the coding sequence GTGCCGGTCATAGAAGCGACAGGTCTGACCAAGATTTTCGGCCGAAGGCCGCAGCGCGGCGTGCGCATGCTGGCCGAAGGAGCCGACCGCGACCACCTCCGCCGCGAGGGGCTGACCGCAGCGGTCATCGACGCCACGTTCGACGTGAGGGCCGGCGAGATTTTCGTCGTCATGGGACTGTCCGGCTCCGGCAAGTCCACCCTGATCCGCATGATCAACGGCCTCCTCGAACCGACGGCCGGCACCCTGCGGATGGACGGCGATGACGTCACGCACCTCTCCCCGGCCCGCCTGCGGGAGATGCGGCGCACCAAGGTGAGCATGGTGTTCCAGCACTTCGCGCTGCTGCCGCACCGCACCGTCGGCGAGAACGCCGCCTACGCCCTCCAACTGCGCGGCGTCAACAAGGCCGACCGGCAGAAGGCCGGCGAAGAAGCCCTCGCCCTCGTGGGACTGAAGGGCTGGGGCGGCCACATGCCCTCGGAACTCTCCGGCGGCATGCGCCAGCGGGTCGGACTGGCCCGCGCCCTGGCCGCCGGCACCGACATCATGCTCATGGACGAGGCGTTCAGCGCACTCGACCCGCTGATCCGCAAGGAGATGCAGGATCAACTACTGGAGCTGCAAGCCGAGTTGGGCAAGACCATCCTGTTCATCACCCACGACCTCAACGAGGCCATGCGCCTGGGCGAGCGGATCGCGATGATGCGCGACGGACGGATCGTCCAGGTCGGCAGCGCCGAGGAGATCCTCAACGAGCCCGCCAACGACTACGTTTCCCAGTTCGTCGCCGACGTGGACCGCACCCGCGTGCTCACCGCGGGAACGGTGATGGAACGTCCGGTCGCCGTGATCGGGCCCCACACAGGACCCAAGGCCGCGCACCGGCTGATGCGCGAGAACCAGACACACGCCCTGCTCGTGGTCGGCAAGGACCGCAAGGTGCGCGGGATGGTCTGGGAGGAGGACATCGCCGACGCCGTGCGGGAGGGCACCGAGAAGCTGCCGCTGCGCAGCGAGGGAGTCGAACAGGTCAGCCCCGACGACTCCCTGGCCGACCTGTTCCAGCGTTCCGCCGCGAGCCGCGCACCGCTGGCCGTGGTGAACGAGGCGGGCGCGCTGGTCGGCATCATCCCGCGCGTCACCCTGCTCAGCGCGCTGGCCCCGCCGACTCCGGACGAGCCCGGCGCCCTCCTCAAGACCATGGCGGGAGGCATCAAGTGA
- a CDS encoding pirin family protein, protein MSNLDLRPPATPCAAGPTGPVRDLRPGRPVPLGESTVVRRLLPTLGRRMVGAWCFVDHYGPDDIADEPGMQVPPHPHIGLQTVSWLHEGEVLHRDSLGSLQTIRPRQLGLMTSGRAISHSEESPRPHRHAPILHGAQLWVALPGERRHAEPSFEFHTDLPHIAGGNGLRATVILGTLDGATSPGTAHTPLVGADIALAGGTDARLPVEEDFEYAALAMAGEAEVDGVPLPVGSLLYLGTGRRELPVRATADAAFMLLGGLPFEERLIMWWNFVGRTQEDIAQAREDWAAGTRFGEVKGYDGARLAAPELPPTPLKPRGRTR, encoded by the coding sequence ATGAGCAACCTCGACCTCCGCCCGCCCGCCACGCCCTGCGCGGCCGGACCCACGGGCCCCGTCCGCGACCTGCGCCCGGGCCGCCCGGTGCCCCTGGGCGAGAGCACCGTCGTCCGGCGCCTGCTGCCCACGCTCGGCCGGCGCATGGTCGGCGCGTGGTGCTTCGTCGACCACTACGGCCCCGACGACATCGCCGACGAGCCCGGCATGCAGGTCCCGCCCCACCCGCACATCGGCCTCCAGACCGTCAGCTGGCTGCACGAGGGCGAGGTGCTGCACCGCGACAGCCTCGGCAGCCTCCAGACCATCAGGCCGCGGCAGTTGGGCCTGATGACCTCGGGCCGCGCGATCTCCCACTCCGAGGAGTCACCGCGCCCCCACCGCCACGCGCCGATCCTGCACGGCGCGCAGCTGTGGGTCGCGCTCCCCGGGGAACGCCGCCACGCGGAACCGTCGTTCGAGTTCCACACCGATCTGCCGCACATCGCGGGCGGGAACGGTCTGCGCGCCACCGTCATCCTCGGCACCCTCGACGGGGCCACCTCGCCGGGCACCGCGCACACCCCGCTGGTCGGCGCGGACATCGCGCTCGCGGGCGGCACCGACGCCCGGCTGCCGGTCGAGGAGGACTTCGAGTACGCGGCGCTCGCCATGGCGGGCGAGGCCGAGGTCGACGGCGTCCCGCTGCCCGTCGGCTCACTGCTCTACCTGGGCACAGGACGCCGCGAGCTGCCCGTGCGCGCCACCGCCGACGCCGCGTTCATGCTGCTGGGCGGACTGCCGTTCGAGGAGCGGCTGATCATGTGGTGGAACTTCGTCGGGCGCACCCAGGAGGACATCGCGCAGGCGCGCGAGGACTGGGCGGCGGGCACGCGGTTCGGCGAGGTGAAGGGCTACGACGGCGCCCGCCTGGCCGCGCCGGAACTGCCGCCGACCCCGCTGAAACCGCGCGGCCGGACCCGCTGA
- a CDS encoding helix-turn-helix domain-containing protein, with protein sequence MTGNVAAQRLAERLRALKDRSGLSFGSLAKKLHVSTSTLHRYCSGAVVPADYAPLERLARLCGATPEELLDLHRLWLRADAARPASRTAAPVPAPTGAGTESGASAPRAPGAEPEGAEPEGAEPAPAAPPVPGPAAPAASAQAPASGRRAARRRWPLAAALAAVVLLVFTAVNAATSGGPAGGPAADDPAAGPQAPPPEPLTWTARSHVWAGGCGHRYLVDRPPGEVPAPPVAQDAEPWADELGAVHGESAIVEATVRTARPAAVVVEAVHIRVEERRAPLDWPLFDMAMGCGGSLTPATFAVDLDKERPVARPVAGHDGDTGTDLPPPALPFAVTAEEPLVLRVEAVAGTCDCSWSIEVEWNSGDERGTLVIDDGGVPFRTSGGGAGAAHLFAFETGSWQPGSAHGG encoded by the coding sequence ATGACCGGGAACGTCGCGGCGCAGCGGCTCGCGGAACGGCTGCGCGCCCTGAAGGACCGTTCGGGACTGAGTTTCGGCAGCCTCGCCAAGAAGCTGCACGTCAGCACCTCGACACTGCACCGCTACTGCTCGGGCGCGGTCGTGCCCGCCGACTACGCGCCGCTCGAACGCCTGGCCAGGCTGTGCGGCGCGACCCCTGAGGAGCTGCTCGACCTGCACCGCCTGTGGCTGCGGGCCGACGCGGCGCGGCCCGCTTCCCGCACCGCCGCGCCCGTTCCCGCGCCGACCGGCGCGGGAACGGAGAGCGGGGCGTCCGCGCCCCGCGCCCCGGGCGCGGAGCCGGAGGGCGCGGAGCCGGAGGGCGCGGAGCCCGCTCCCGCCGCGCCGCCGGTCCCCGGCCCCGCGGCCCCGGCCGCGAGCGCCCAGGCCCCGGCGAGCGGCCGGCGCGCCGCCCGGCGGCGCTGGCCGCTGGCCGCCGCCCTGGCCGCCGTGGTCCTGCTCGTGTTCACCGCGGTGAACGCCGCGACCTCGGGCGGCCCGGCCGGCGGCCCGGCCGCGGACGACCCGGCCGCCGGGCCGCAGGCCCCACCGCCCGAGCCCCTGACGTGGACCGCGCGCTCCCACGTGTGGGCGGGCGGCTGCGGCCACCGCTACCTGGTCGACCGGCCCCCGGGCGAGGTCCCCGCGCCGCCGGTCGCGCAGGACGCCGAGCCGTGGGCCGATGAACTCGGCGCCGTGCACGGCGAGTCGGCCATCGTCGAGGCGACCGTGCGCACCGCGCGGCCCGCCGCCGTCGTCGTCGAGGCCGTGCACATCCGCGTCGAAGAACGCCGCGCCCCGCTGGACTGGCCCCTGTTCGACATGGCGATGGGCTGCGGCGGCTCGCTCACGCCCGCGACGTTCGCCGTCGATCTCGACAAGGAGCGGCCCGTCGCCCGCCCGGTGGCCGGACACGACGGGGACACCGGCACCGATCTGCCGCCGCCCGCACTGCCGTTCGCCGTCACCGCGGAGGAACCGCTCGTCCTGCGGGTCGAGGCGGTGGCGGGCACCTGCGACTGCTCGTGGTCCATCGAGGTCGAGTGGAACAGCGGGGACGAACGCGGCACGCTGGTCATCGACGACGGCGGTGTGCCGTTCCGCACCAGCGGCGGCGGCGCGGGCGCCGCCCACCTGTTCGCGTTCGAAACCGGGAGCTGGCAGCCCGGGAGCGCGCACGGCGGATGA
- a CDS encoding LacI family DNA-binding transcriptional regulator: MAASIIDVARRAEVSTATVSRALRGLPNVSEATRERVLRAAEELSYSVSPQASSLASGRTGMVGVVLPFVNRWFYSQVVAGIDTVLRANDLDILLYNLGDERVHQRFFARMPLRRRVDALIVLNLPLSSGESEALASLEVPIAVLGTHVPGCWHVSIDNAEGASTAVRHLINLGHRRIGMITGALGDPRGFTTPIVRQHAYRTVLAQAGIPYDPDLEAPGHLGIEEGASAMARLLSLPDPPTAVFAETDQMAFGALRTLSRMGLRAPEDVSVIGFDNHEAAELLNLTTIAQPVAHQGELLAQQILDALSGASEEPTRVVVPTSLIVRGTTGACTRSTPLT, translated from the coding sequence ATGGCCGCCAGCATCATCGACGTCGCCCGGCGCGCGGAGGTGTCCACCGCGACGGTGTCGCGGGCCCTGCGCGGACTGCCGAACGTGTCGGAAGCCACCCGGGAAAGGGTGCTGCGCGCCGCGGAGGAGTTGTCGTACTCGGTCTCCCCGCAGGCGTCCTCGCTCGCGTCCGGCAGGACCGGCATGGTGGGCGTCGTCCTGCCGTTCGTCAACCGGTGGTTCTACAGCCAGGTCGTGGCCGGTATCGACACGGTGCTGCGCGCGAACGACCTCGACATACTGCTCTACAACCTCGGCGACGAACGCGTGCACCAGCGCTTCTTCGCCCGCATGCCGCTGCGCCGCCGCGTCGACGCGCTGATCGTGCTGAACCTGCCGCTGTCCTCGGGCGAGAGCGAGGCGCTCGCCTCCCTCGAAGTGCCGATAGCCGTCCTCGGCACGCACGTTCCCGGCTGCTGGCACGTCAGCATCGACAACGCGGAGGGCGCGAGCACGGCCGTCCGCCACCTCATCAATCTCGGGCACCGGAGGATCGGTATGATCACCGGCGCCCTCGGGGACCCCAGGGGCTTCACCACGCCGATCGTCCGTCAGCATGCCTACCGCACCGTGCTGGCGCAGGCGGGGATCCCCTATGACCCGGACCTGGAGGCGCCGGGCCATCTCGGCATCGAGGAAGGCGCATCGGCGATGGCACGGCTGCTCAGTCTGCCCGACCCGCCGACCGCGGTCTTCGCCGAGACGGACCAGATGGCCTTCGGCGCGCTCCGCACACTGAGCCGGATGGGTCTGCGCGCTCCGGAGGACGTCTCGGTCATCGGGTTCGACAACCACGAGGCCGCGGAGCTGCTCAACCTGACGACCATCGCACAACCCGTAGCACACCAGGGCGAGTTGCTTGCTCAACAGATTCTGGACGCGCTGTCCGGAGCGAGCGAGGAGCCGACCCGGGTGGTGGTGCCCACGAGCCTCATCGTTCGAGGGACCACAGGCGCCTGCACGCGCAGTACGCCCCTCACATGA
- a CDS encoding glycoside hydrolase family 13 protein: MLETTAAPWWRTAVVYQVYIRSFADGNGDGIGDIAGLRARLPYLRELGVDAVWITPWYPSPMADGGYDISDYRGIDPAFGTLAEAEEMIAEAHSLGIRVVLDIVPNHTSDRHRWFEEALQAPPGSPERDRYVFRDGLGPDGAQPPNDWRSRFGGRAWTRVTEPDGSPGQWYLHLFAAEQPDLNWASREVRAEFESVLRFWFDRGVDGFRIDVAHGLAKDPALPDLGLADSMVFDDDRPREKHPHWDLDSVHEIYQTWRKIADSYAGDRLFVAEAHVADDRLPLYVRPDELHTAFNFSFLKSAWDAEELREVIDRGVTSLGAVGAPSTWVLSNHDVPRHATRYGRAQTCTHEHDVDPGASDRELGLRRARAAALLMLALPGSAYLYQGEELGLWEVEDLPDEMLADPTWERSGRTVRGRDGCRVPLPWSGSDSPFGFGPKGSKPWLPQPAGWESLTAQTQSGIPASTLELYRSALRLRQGQPGFRGESLRWLDMPKGVLGFERSPALRCVVNFSGEPLPLPKNWGVLLTSDRITGGVLPPDTTAWLWGGGASRP; the protein is encoded by the coding sequence ATGCTTGAGACCACGGCAGCACCCTGGTGGCGCACCGCCGTCGTGTATCAGGTCTACATCCGCAGCTTCGCCGACGGCAACGGCGACGGCATCGGCGACATCGCCGGTCTGCGCGCCCGGCTGCCCTACCTGAGGGAACTGGGCGTCGACGCCGTCTGGATCACCCCCTGGTATCCGTCACCGATGGCCGACGGGGGCTACGACATCTCCGACTACCGCGGCATCGATCCCGCCTTCGGCACGCTGGCCGAGGCGGAGGAGATGATCGCCGAGGCGCACTCCCTCGGCATCCGCGTCGTCCTGGACATCGTGCCCAACCACACCTCCGACCGGCACCGGTGGTTCGAGGAGGCGCTCCAGGCGCCGCCCGGCTCGCCGGAGCGGGACCGGTACGTGTTCCGCGACGGCCTCGGGCCCGACGGAGCGCAGCCACCCAACGACTGGCGCAGCCGCTTCGGCGGCCGGGCCTGGACCCGGGTGACCGAGCCGGACGGCTCGCCCGGGCAGTGGTACCTGCACCTGTTCGCCGCCGAGCAGCCCGACCTCAACTGGGCGAGCCGCGAGGTGCGGGCGGAGTTCGAGTCGGTCCTGCGCTTCTGGTTCGACCGGGGCGTGGACGGGTTCCGCATCGACGTGGCCCACGGCCTGGCCAAGGACCCCGCCCTGCCCGATCTCGGGCTGGCCGACTCCATGGTGTTCGACGACGACCGGCCGCGCGAGAAGCACCCGCACTGGGACCTGGACAGCGTCCACGAGATCTACCAGACCTGGCGGAAGATCGCCGACTCGTACGCGGGCGACCGGCTGTTCGTGGCCGAGGCGCACGTGGCCGACGACCGGCTGCCGCTGTACGTGCGGCCGGACGAGTTGCACACGGCGTTCAACTTCTCGTTCCTGAAGTCGGCCTGGGACGCGGAGGAGCTGCGCGAGGTGATCGACCGCGGCGTCACCTCGCTCGGCGCGGTCGGCGCGCCCTCGACCTGGGTGCTCTCCAACCACGACGTGCCGCGGCACGCCACCCGGTACGGACGCGCGCAGACGTGCACGCACGAGCACGACGTGGACCCCGGGGCGAGCGACCGCGAGCTGGGGCTGCGGCGGGCCAGGGCGGCGGCGCTGCTCATGCTGGCGCTGCCGGGCAGCGCCTATCTGTACCAGGGCGAGGAGCTGGGTCTGTGGGAGGTCGAGGACCTGCCGGACGAGATGCTGGCCGACCCCACGTGGGAGCGTTCCGGCCGCACGGTGCGCGGCCGGGACGGCTGCCGGGTGCCCCTGCCGTGGTCGGGCTCCGACAGCCCGTTCGGCTTCGGGCCCAAGGGCAGCAAACCGTGGCTGCCGCAGCCGGCCGGGTGGGAGTCGCTGACCGCGCAGACGCAGTCCGGTATTCCGGCGTCCACGCTGGAGCTGTACCGCTCCGCGCTGCGGCTGCGGCAGGGCCAGCCGGGGTTCCGCGGCGAGTCGCTGCGCTGGCTCGACATGCCGAAGGGCGTGCTCGGGTTCGAACGGTCGCCCGCGTTGCGCTGCGTCGTGAACTTCTCCGGTGAGCCGCTGCCGCTCCCGAAGAACTGGGGGGTGCTGCTGACCAGCGACCGCATCACCGGCGGGGTCCTGCCCCCGGACACCACGGCGTGGCTGTGGGGCGGCGGCGCCTCGCGCCCCTGA